The nucleotide sequence tttgctattttctcaagtacgctaactgtttcaattctgcacaacatcgcagaaaacgacaaaataacggctattttcttgaaattcgtatctgtaacgttcaaatgagttctgcaacggtaaaaaacgttccaaagctataaatacaccttcctttggccattttgcacttaatgaaagtccctctactgttcaaaatctttaaagctttcattcaaagtgctcaaagtgatttattgctcatcattggcttatttactcaactcttctttatagtatctgttgtaattgagtgagagtgagttttttaaacacattattatcatttgtgagaggtctttcaagcacctattgaagcttggttgtgataagtgtttgggataacacttggtagaagtgtgaagctacttgtaaaagctttgttgagaagatttgtaaagggctttgtctcttgccttgaaaagagaagaatagtggagtgaagactcaaagtgggatctttgagagagtggatgtaggctagttaaagccgaaccactataaaaattctagtgttcattttctcaacccttgctctttacatttttgcaatttagctttatgaatgatatgcttttgctgatatgaaaattgatatcatatcttTGTTGATCTTGCCGCTATCCGAGAAAAATAGTTTCTTGCAAAATCTGCGATATCCGATATATTCATTGGCTATCTGTTGTGTTGTCGGATAGGATATCCGTATCTTGCTCTAGTTGATGTGATAAAAGCGTATTCGGttcttgatatatttactaaagGCTTATAGAGTCTGTTATCTCAGTATACTGATTACATACagcttaaccttgagtcaacttgtcaatagagctatattgttcatttttcacattagttaatttagttgaacctagctgcaattttcaaaggttttgagcaagaaaattgtttttaaagtccaattcacccccctcttggacatattttgggacatcaatttggtatcagagcttgtctctcttgcttgaggattaaaccccttagagtgatccacacacatggctagttcatctagaaattctGTGTATACTGCCCCCTTAgtgaaggttattccatcactagaccaccacttttaatggcacaaattactccttttggaaaactagaatgagaaactttatacaatctgctgacattgatgcttggagaatagttaaagatggtccttatattccttataaaaccagatgaaggaactgtacaaattcctaaagctgaagttgaatttgatgataatgattggaagaaaatttctacaaatgccaaggctattaatattcttcattgtgctcttgatattaatgagtataatcgtgtttcaggatgtcaaactgcaaagagatatgggacaaactagaagtcacatatgaaggaaccgatgtggtaaaagagtcaaaggcaaacctcctcatccgtgattatgaattatttgagatgaaacacAGTGAAACTATTCTTTGAGATGAGTACCAGATTCTGCACCTTgtaaatctacttaaagctcttggaaagagatttgaagaacaagaacttgtaaagaaaattctgaggtctcttccaaagacgtgggaagcaaaaactactgttattcaagacaccaaggatttcagaaaatacacctatgatgagctgattggttctctcattgcacatgagatgatttataagaaagatgagaatgaaggtgatcaaaagaaaaagaaagggatagctttcatatccgaaaaagtagatgagaaaaagaaaaatgttgctcttaaagctaattcaagtgatgattcaagtgcttcaagtgatgatgatgaagacatggctatgatagtcaaaagattcaaaagagcatttagaaaaggtggaagcaaatacaagaagttcacaaagaaatatgctccaaagactccaaatcattcaagtgaaatagtttgttatgagtgtaacaaaccaggccacattaagccaaaatgtcctacattgaagaagaaaaataagtttagaaaggacaaaagcaaaaaggcaatggcagcAACTTGGAGTGACAGTgattcttcatcaaatgatgaaacaagtgacaaagaggctgcaaacacttgtatgatggcaattgaagaaaaaggtgaaagctcacacatcgaagatagtgaaaatgaggtaaatcttgaactttctaatgttgatgaattagaacttgcatttgtgaagacatatgataagtatagaacttttaaaaagaaatgcaaaattttagttcatgaaaattgtgctttaagatcagaaaatatttcattgagtatggtttcaaaggaaaatgaattttataaatctcaaatgaaattatttaaggaagttaatgatgagcttcaaagatcaaaagaagtatgtgaacaacttcttgagaaaaacagaattcttgaggaaaaagttgaatctttgacaagagatttatctaaatttacaaaaggaaaagaaacacttgatatacttcttgggaatcaaagatttacaaatgaaaaatctggaattggatatgatggatttatgaaatatggaaaatacaaacaattttttgttaaagctacatccttttctcaaccaagtattacatgcttttattgcaatcacaatggtcatatgattagtgcttgtcctattaggaaaggaacctttaaggcaaagaaagtatgggtgcctaaaggaaccctacctaatattactaacattcaaggacccaaagttgcttgggcaCCTAAGAACAATTAAGCGATTTGTGTCCGCCTAAGGAGTATCTTTGGaaacagaacattggtacattgatagtggctgctctaggcacatgacaggaaataaaggcaagttttcctctcttacgatgaaagaagaaggttatgtgaaatttggtgataaaagcaaagctaaaattgttggaagtggaactattggtaaaaatccttgcattgagaatgttgcattagttcaaggattaaagtataatcttttaagtgttagtcaattgtgtgataatggttttaaagtgatttttacttctacacattgtgaaattcatggaaataatgttatgtttgctggtgctagaatagataatatttacctacttgatttaacaagtcttgaagaaaattgtgaaacatgttttatgacttcagatgatagtgcatggttatggcatagaaaattaggacatgctagcatgagtacacttgctaaactttctagaaagaaccttgttagaggacttccaaagctaaaatttgaaaaagaatatcaatgcaaagcttgtgcacttggtaagcatacaaaatcatcctttaaatcaaaaaatgttgtaactacgtctagaccattggaattattgcatcttgatctttttggtccaatcacacctagaagtctaggaggcaaggcatatgcatttgtaattgttgatgatttttcaagattcacatggactttctttcttgctcataaagatgaaacctttgatatatttgaagctttttgcaaaagaactcaaaatgaaaaaggatattgcattacatctttgaggagtgatcatggaaaagaatttgaaaataatttatttgaaaatttctgctctcaaaatggtatttatcatacattttcagctcctagaactccacaacaaaatggagttgttgaaaggaaaaacagatctttgcaagaaatggcaagaacaatcttTGAATGAAAgcagtttaccaaaatatttagGCGGAAGTGTAAATCTGACATGCTACATTTtaaacagagtttccattagagctattttaaagaaaactccttatgaactttggaaaggaagaaaacccaatattgcatattttcatgtctttggttgcaaatgttacattttgaataacaaagacagcaatctcaagaaatttgatgctaaatctcgtgaaggaatatttctaggctactcaacaaatagcaaagcatataggattttcaatagaaaaacattgaccatggaagaatcaatgcatatactttttgatgatgctaacacttccttgcaaaggaaagattcttgtgatgatgaatttgagcagattctaaattcaaagaattcgaataatgatgagcttgaatcaaaagaacaagtggaggatgatcaaaatgacaaagaagaagaactcccttgctccacaaatattgaaattcaagaagactcccaaccaaatgtggaagaactacaaattgaggaacctcaacatcaagatattccacaagaatggaggtaccatagaaatcattccaaagatgacattcttgatagtccatcacaaagaatgatgacaagagctcaacttagaagatattttggtaatgttgcttttgtttctcaatttgaacccaaaacatatgatgatgctcaaaatgatgaaaattggctttttgctatgcaagaggaattaaatcagtttgaaagaaacaaagtttggaaacttgttcctaaacctaaaaagcacactgttattggaactaaatgggtatttaggaataagatggatgaaaaaggacatgtagttagaaataaagctagactagtagctcaaggatacaaccaagaggaaggtattgattttgatgaaacctttgctccggttgctagaattgaagctattagaatgttgtgtgcatttgcatgttttaagaatttcatgctttatcaaatggatgttaaaagtgcatttttaaatggatacattgatgaagaagtttatgtagctcaacctcctggttttgaagaccctcactttccaaatcatgtttacaagcttactaaagctctctatggtttaaagcaagctcctagagcatggtatgagagacttagtaaatttttgcttcaaaatgattttaaaagaggaaaagtagataccactcttttcattaagaaaataggaaaagacatgcttattgtgcaaatttatgtagatgatattatttttggtgctactaaccattctctttgtaagaaattttccaacatgatgaaaagtgaatttaaaatgagtatgatgggtgaacttaccttctttcttggattgcaaattaagcaaatgaaagatggaatttttataaatcagtccaagtatataaaggatatgctaaagaagttcaaaatggaggatatgaagagtattggaactcccatgagctcaacaattaaattggagaaagatgaaaaaggtaaagaggtagataacaaattttatagaggtatgattggttctttactctacttaacagcatctagaccagatattcaCTTCAGTGTATATTTATGTGCAAGATTTaagtcatgtccaaaagaatctcatcttgtagcagttaagagaatttttaaataccttattggcactcacaatattggcttgtggtatccaaaatgtgaatcatttgatctttttggttatagtgattcagattttgctggtagtagattggatagaaaaagcacttctggaacttatcaatttttaggtcatgcattagtttcatggcacagtaaaaagcaaacctctgttgcactttctactgCAGGTTTGAATATATTGCGGTGGAAGTTGTGTTGCatgattttgtggatgaaacaacagcttgaagactttgaaattaaatttgatcacattcccataagatgtgacaatactagtgctataaacctatcaaaaaatcctgttcaacactctagaagcaagcatattgaaattagacatcattttattagggatcatgttcaaaatggtgatattcaaatcgaatttgtcccttctgaaaaacagcttgctgacattttcacaaagccacttagtgaggaaactttttgcaaaataagaagagaacttggtatgattgatgcttttgattaaattttgatgtattcttatgtttccatatgaaaatgaagtgatatatgttgatttgcagtgttgaaaatgcattctgatatttttggtgcaatttgaaaaattctggattatatcagatatgaacagtaatctgcagaatttgctctcagtggcatactaatccgtttgctaattttcttgtttgctaaacgctttaccactgctcctactttttcgttggcaaactggaagtcaggtctgattgctctaaaactctaaaattattttttctcgaagcgcctattctgcatgtttaaagcccatatgacttaaatacccctctacttaaagtattgcatcattatgtatttaagggcaaaatggacttttTAACACTTTGATTTGCGCGGGATTCAATTTTTCTTCTGAACCATCAGTCTTCTCGCCGTCTCTCCTCTGCTACACGCTACCTATTCCCTGCAAAACCTACAGTTGTGTCTTttcaagttttaaaattcaaaactcttCTTTCCGTCGCCTCGTTTCCCAGAACCCGAACGGCTGCCTTTCTCTTTCCATTCACAAAACCATTTCGGTCGCACCCCTTCAAGCAATCGTTTTCCTTCATCATTTTTAAATACTTCCGAAACCTATTGTTagtgaatcgattaaatcgattgTTTGCAGATAGAAAATTCCCAAAATTTTTCGTTTCCGTTATTTCTCTAATCTGCAGAAAGAAATCATTTGCTGTTGGTTATTTTTCTTTGTCGATTCGCACTTTCTGTTTCAGTATATTCCAGGTATAAAAACTAAAACTTTAATGGAATCATGCTTTACATTCTATCCATGCCTGTTTTATCTGCTTTCATAATAtgctgataatttttttttctgcttGATTTGCTCTCGCCTGTTTGTTCTGTTTTAGCGCtctgttgttaatttttttttgggcattaacatttcgtaaaatgtggtatataataataaatcgACTGCCATGGATTCGTAGGAACTCGAATATTTTTCTCTTGCTGTCTGTTCTAATTTTTTGTCATTGCGCTCTGTTGTAAAAAATGGATGTTGATATGCttaaattgattatatatataaatatatatatattggctgcTCACATCACTGAATTTATAATCTCAGTTCTCTCTGTCATTTCGGCCTAATTTGTTTCTGAGATTGGTTATGGCACGAGACAAAGGAAAAGGGAAAGCCAAAATCACCACATACTCATCATCAAACTCAACTGACGCAAGTATCCCTGCGTCACCACCTCCACAAAAGGATGCTCCTCTGATAATTGGTAAACCAAAAGAAACGACCAAGAAAAGAACAAGCGAGCCAGTCCAAGAAAAGGGAACCAAAAAGAAAATGATTTCAAAAGCTCCAGTTGTGCATATGGAGAGGGCTATTCATGAGCCAAGGTACATTCACTGGCCTGCTTTTGTTGAAATTTCCGTTCCTTTGCAATCTTTGTTTGAgtatcaaaaatgggataaacTGTGTTCTGATACTGAAGGAGTGTATATGGACTTAGTGcaagaattctataaaaatttgagggttgatgattctgacaaagatgagtcttttaaggtaaaaatgaaaggaacaatttatgaagtgacagtagctagattagctaaagccctaggaattccaaacagtgggaacaaaatctgctcccacaaagatgtttttgctgttggtggatttaacaaaagggattttgagggtgaagtgtttaaaggagaagttaaggataagactagcattacccatgctcatcaacacattaaaattcttcatagttttatcatttatgtgttgaatcctagaaccggcagtcccaactatttgagtacccttgacctctgcataatttggcatatagtaaaccaaattgagtttaatcttgcatattttatgctgaaacaaatcatgaaatggaagcCACCCTATAAGCTACCCTATGCTCATCTTCTAAATGGtctatttagagactttgggatacctttggaaactgagaaacttaggaccaatatgatcccaatcactagcttgcaaaaagatgatgatggtagaaagctTAGATTTGAGCAAGGTGCTAGCTCCAAAGATAGTGCAAGTGGTACTTTCAATGTTGAAGGTATTTTGGAGGAAGTAAACAATTTGAGAGAATTTGTTGAAATGGAACTTGGAGAGCTACAAAAATTTAGAAGTTTTCAAACTATTCTCATGAATGCTCTTGACTCTAAGGTTGATGGATCTTTGATGTTGATGTACAAGATTGTTGAAGAGTTGTTTAAAATCAaagtccatttgggtatttcaaccactgaggctggagaaaccagtaaggttgctactggttctgttcctctagccgagaaagtgaaagaaaaggagaaagagaaagaaatgaagaagaagaagaaatgaagaggaagaggaagaagaaacagaagaagaggaagagaaagaaactgaagaagaagaagagaaagaggaagaaaaggaagaagaggaagaagctgaagcagaaaaagatgaagatgaaTCTGATGATAAGAATggtaatggaggcagcaaagaTGGTAGTGGGAAAGACATGAGTGACTCAGAGTCTGAAGCAGAACCTGAGACACCTGCTCCTGCTGCTCCTGCAAAAGGAAAGAGCAAAAGCAACTCAACAAGAACAAAAGGCATAAGCAGAAAGATGAAACTGTAAACCCATCGCAAAAAGACTAAAAGCGGCAAAAAGTCTCGGTGAGTGCAGTACTCTTGAGTTAGCAGCTGGGCCTATTGTTCCTTTGACACCCGGGACTGAATTGGCTGctgcaattcttcaaactttgagtGACAAACCTATCAAGCCCAAAAAGCTGAAAATGGGTGCTCCAAAACCAATCAGGAGAAGTTCCAGGCTGAAAGGATAAACTGAACTTTGattgaattttgtctaacagtctgtctgttagtttgctacttttggtttttctgaacttttaattagtttgctatatcagttACTATTTTGACTGTTTATTCACTGCACTTAAACTGCATTTTGACTTATTCACACATGCATGATTTCTCCcatattcttttgatgctgacaaaaagggggagaaaagtaatgaatgagtaatcttgttgatattacttgtggttgatatagtttgtgattactcatggttgatatagtttgtgaatagtatattgttgatataactttatggtgtgcatattgttgatatcACTTGTGAATGATATATACAGTTCGTGATTAGTGTgtatattgtgcatatttagttagtatctttagtcacacttgactccttaagaaaatgcttatggatatttcattaaaattattaagggggagttatttgtgattaattgttgatataagcacatacatagggggagttattctcacatacacatactcacacttacttacatttacatggtgattcaattgagttttgtaatcatcaaaaagggggagattgttgaccccacaagctcaaaggagcatagattttgatgataccaaaactcaactagaatcaaactaacattattTTAAGTattgtgtatctcaaagaaaaaggacaaaaggatttcatgATAGATTCGTGcttatgaagaaaggatgacattctaaggataacacaagacgaagcaaaagagataaaagaagaaaaggttaccttccaaggctgcattgaacatcataattgaaggtacatatagtattagagttagttttatttcttaggattacttgtgaaaagaattgagaagtgaaaagaattgagaagtaaaagtcaatgatccttattttcaatccctcaaatgaTTTTTCTTTGAAACATCATgattattggcctaaaaaaaaaaaatgtttaactatgatttggtgtgaagttttatagttttgaaagttatgcagaaaagttttcctggtatgctaactggtttgctacttattttagtatgctaactggtttgctattttctcaagtacgctAACTATTTCaattctgcacaacatcgcagaaaacgacaaaataacggctattttcttgaaattcgtatctgtaacgttcaaatgagttctgcaacggtaaaaaacgttccaaagctataaatacaccttcctttggccattttgcacttaatgaaagtccctctactgttcaaaatctttaaagctttcattcaaagtgctcaaagtgatttattgctcatcattggcttatttactcaactcttctttatagtatttgttgtaattgagtgagagtgagttttttaaacacattattatcatttgtgagaggtctttcaagcacctattgaagcttggttgtgataagtgtttgggataacacttggtagaagtgtgaagctacttgtaaaagctttgttgagaagatttgtaaagggctttgtctcttgccttgaaaagagaagaatagtggagtgaagactcaaagtgggatctttgagagagtggatgtaggctagttaaagccgaaccactataaaaattccagtgttcattttctcaacccttgctctttacatttttgcaatttagctttatgaatgatatgcttttgctgatatgaaaattgatatcatatcttTGTTGATCTTCTTTGCTATCCGAGAAAAATAGTTTCTTGCAAAATCTGCGATATCCGATATATTCATTTGGATATCTGTTGTCTTTGTCGGATAGGATATCCGTATCTTGCTCTAGTTCTTTGTGATAAAAGCGTATTC is from Hevea brasiliensis isolate MT/VB/25A 57/8 unplaced genomic scaffold, ASM3005281v1 Scaf101, whole genome shotgun sequence and encodes:
- the LOC131176422 gene encoding uncharacterized protein LOC131176422, with the protein product MEESMHILFDDANTSLQRKDSCDDEFEQILNSKNSNNDELESKEQVEDDQNDKEEELPCSTNIEIQEDSQPNVEELQIEEPQHQDIPQEWRYHRNHSKDDILDSPSQRMMTRAQLRRYFVLSVISA